Part of the Juglans regia cultivar Chandler chromosome 14, Walnut 2.0, whole genome shotgun sequence genome, TTGTGTTCTTGAGAATTACTTGTGTTGTTCTTGAGGCATTCTTGTGTTGTTCGGCCACAACCCCTTCCATTCAACCATTTTGATCTTCCCACATACCCAACTCGACCAACCATAGTGTTTACCCTAATTTCCATAAGTGAACCATTACCATAATTGCCTTTCACCCATTAAATCCATTGAcctagccgaaaccctaatTGTCTTCCATCTTCCCATACAACACTTACCATATTCGGCCATCATCATAAGCCTTCCCTCCATAAACCCCTAGCAGCCTACCTCAAGTCCCTATAAGGTaactcattccttttaggagtcttgacttcctcaaattcaaattccttaatttaaggaattgcaaatcctcttcaattccttaaatcactAATCCTAAAATCTCTCTAGTCAACCATTGACTTGCCAATCTTAGCCAAATCCGAATTTCCCAATTCCCTCCAAGATTCCCACCATCTTAGAATCTTTCCATATCAATTCCCAAACAACCCAACCCTAATCTCACCATATCCATTCCGGCAACCCTAACCATCCAacatccaaaaccctaatctctcATCCTTAGCCACGACaaccctagcctcactcttccacgtcattcccaaaccctagcatcatcctaaactccaacCCTAAGCCAACTCTTCCTAATCTTGAAATCCACCCTAGCCAtctcacaaaaccctagctacacttcactATATCAACCCTAATTACCATCCAAGTGACCTAAACATCAAGGGCACCTTTCAAGCCATCCACGTTGCATCAAACACTCATAATCATCACTTAGATCATCTAAAACCTGAACCTCACCTCACTCATCCAACCCTAGCCCATCATCTTGGTGCCACACTCAAGGACAAGTCTCTAGCTGCCCAAATTGATTTACCCTCCCTAAACACTTAACTTTCCTAAGTTCATCATTATCTTTATCATTCCCTCACCCAAACACCAATCCTTTGTGGAAAGCCAGGCAAGTTGGCAAGGTTACTcgatcatcatcctcaccaaggCAAGCTTGTGGTCTTTAGTGTTAGAgacaagaccggggtccctaacattGGGGTCGAGAGCACCACATAAAATCCTCCATTGTTGTTCAAAAGAATGGTAGTTTTTTTGAGCTCATACATAAACTTTTAGGTTGCAAATGAAGCCATTGCCATCCGAAGAACTAAATCAATAGATAACAAAGCACTGAAAGTAAACCTATGCTTGCATCTTAAGGTTAGGAAGTCAGCTCAATTCGTGTCTCCAATTACTGTAAATGTGAAACAAAAATGTCATTGAGGCTGTGTTTGGCACAAGGAAATAAGGTGCAAGGAAATTATCTCAGAGTATTTGACAggtaagaaaatgaaaatcacATGACTTAGTGAGAGGTCTTTTCTGAAGTATTAGCAACTTATGCCAGCATCATTTAGAAGTATGAATAACTTCATTAACAGTGGAAAAACACTCTTTTTAGCATAGAAATGCATTCACTAAACAAAACCCGCAATAAAATCTTGGGAAATTGATAGCTGCATTCCAACTAGAACAAAGTTCTCACTAAATTGTAAATAGAAAGCATGTAATCAAGTATGCAAAATTGTGTGCTTCTAAGAAAGATGACATACTCTGGGTCAAGAAAGCAGTCTATCATTGAAGATGATTCAGCCAGATCACCATCGATCAACAGTTTATAAAGTCCATAATCAGAAACCTTggccataaaattttcatctacaAGAACATTACTAGTTCTAAAGTGCATGTGCAAGAGAGGAGGCACCGAACTGTGAAGGTGTTCAAGCCCTGATCCAAATATAAAAGTATGAGACGAACATCATAAAAAGAGGAATGCAAAGGAACACAAACCAAAGCACATACCTTTCGCTACACCCAAAGCAATAGATAGCCTTCGCCACATGTCTAGCTTTCCAATAGGTAAGCCTTCGCTGTCTTTAAACACGTgcacttgagagagagagagagagagagagagagagagagagatagagagagaggggtagagagagagagttaccaTAGAGGTGACTTCCAACATTTCCATTCGGGATATAGTCATAGACAAGTAATTGTTGATGATTATCTTCATAATAACCAATAAGCTTGACAAGATGGATGTGGTGCACACGAGCTATGCGGTTTGCCTGTGTTACATCGAGGGAGGTCAACAATGTTCTGTTTACACAGCATTTAAATATGCTAACAAAGTCATGGGCAACTGAAGAAGAAAACTATTAAAAGACTTCTGCTAAGTCAATAAATTTAGTCTTACTAGAATGTTGAAAATCTGTCAAATATGAACTTGTATCAACACTATGAATGGTTATGTCTCTGCAAAAGTTACCTTTATTTCTATAGAATGTTAAATGTACCTCATGAACAAAATGATGAGTGTGGATATGTAGGCATCTCTTGACAGCCACAATTGATCCATCTTGAAGCAGTCCCTTATAAACTAAACCAAATCTACCTTCACCTATGATGTTGCTTTGACTGAAATTGCATGTGGCTTGCTCCAGTTCCAGAAACGTTAGCTGCCTCAAATTCTGCATATCATACGGATAGAGAAGACCACCATACGGGGATGCATTTCCCGGTTCATATTCAActgaaaatttttaaacaagatACCATATATTACCTACCAAATGAAGCATTGATCGTAGTTACCATATTACACTTGGCACATGTACAATCCAGAAAGGTCCAGCATCCAGTGGACCTGACTTTGGAGGTTCCCAATGCCAAAGATATTGTGTCAAATAATTTCGACAAATAACTTGGGGAAATCCACTACACATTTTGAAGGTTGTATTCTGTAAAAGTCTTGACCATCCTAATATTTTAAGGTGGTTGCATTTTCTTCTGAAcacacataataaaaaaaacttttaataatttcaaGAGAAACATACAACCTTCAAATGAAATGCTCGATTTCAGATTTGGCTCCTTAATCAAAAGGCACTAAATTGCTACAATCAATGAGTTCTTAAAAGCAAATATTTTGgatataaacaatattttctacaTAAGCAAGTCCTTTTGTCCAGATGGACAATTTGGGAAAATAGAGCTAGCTAGTTCAAAACCATATTGGGATGATCTGCACATGGAGAAGCTATAGTTTGCTCTAGTGCTTTTATATTTTCTGACACATTTTGAAAGTCTGGACTGTCAATTTTGTTCATAATAAAATCCTCAAGGTAATGGATGCGTGTGATATTGAGCCATGCttctttcaccatttgaaaAGGCATATATTGACAAGTCATATAATAAACTTCACAACATAAAATGCTATCTCAGTATGCACTCcatcaattgaagaaactcagTATCTGATGTCCATCTTTAAATAAGAACTCCAACTTACCTGGAGGAGATGCTAGGGAGGATCCTGTCTCAGATGTTCGTCTCGTGAATCTTTTAGCGCGCATCAAGCAGGTGTACACAATCACCACAATGACAACCACAACCAGGGCTGCACCAACACCTCCTACTACGACAGCAACTTTCTTATTACTTGGTTTCTTAACATCAACAACTTCTTGCAAAGGTGTGATTGTTGGAACTCCACTATCTCCATTAACTGAAGCCTCAACCCTCTCGAGTCTTGATTTGTAGAGCCTTCCTCATAATTAATTTGAAGAATTAGCGGCAAAGAAATGTAAAGCAAATGTTGACAAATTGATTGTTTCACTTTGCAGAGAAAGAGGATAGATTCGAGGGCCGCTTATGAAGTCCAAGCCCTAAGATGACttaattgaaattttcttttaagaacaAGCAGAGGAAAGCAGAAACGgttttaataaatagaaaacaTTCTTTAGAATCTAAGAAACTAATGAAACAGAATCCTTTGAACAGCTGAAAACAATAGActgcttggaaaaaaaaaaaaaaaaaacagatttcaaGTATAGAAACACCCTCctctttgttaaaaataaactatagaaCACCCAAATTCTAATGAACCATGAAACTACTGAAACATGGGTACTCTACATGTCCAAAAATAACAGTACTAGGTCCCAACAAAGcttaaaagttgaaaatggaaaattagattacataaaagaaaattaaaagttgaaattaaatgCTTATTTGGCAGGGTCGCATAAAGGATATCTGTTGCAATTGTGAGTTCTCAAATTTGTTCTTAGagtaaaaacaaaatctatACGAATTTCTACAGGGCTAAAAAGATCATAGATATTTGTGCAGCATGTAAATTTGCATGTACTGTAGAATACAAACATGTAATTGACATGTTCATTGTCTTAGGCATCGGTGGATGGTTCTATAAacttctgagagagagagagagagagcttacagAGAAACAACTCCTGGTTGTCTAAGTTTATAACAGTGAACTTGTGGTTGTTGTCTAAGGCATGGGTATGTCCAAATTCTTCCGGGGGATAGTTGAGGACTTCCAACCTCACTCTTGAAAGTGAGTAAAGCTTCagctagaataaaaaaatttgtaaccaATCAGAATCCTTCTATGGTACTAGTAATGAAATTTGGCTTGTTCATGCAAACTGTAGACATCTTTTGCATGTCTTGAGGAACCGGTTAGCCAAACATGAACAGAACCACTCTTTCTGGGCAAAAAAAGAATCCAGGTGCTGCTTCTCGACAACAAAAATGATAGACAGCAGGTGACAATGGACTCCCCATCAGTTCCACCATATCTATCTAGGAAAACAGACTATTCCCTTTTAGGCCCTCTTTTGTTTTTGGCAGTCCCAAATTTGTTGAGCTATCACAGCCCCCAAACCAAGTCAATATGCTTTTTGATGGTGAAAATATGCAAATCAACTCTCCAAGAAATATTGATCATTTCACCAATTGAAGAGCATTTAAGATACAAAGAACCCAGTTGCTCGTTGTCTCTTACTGTTCTATACTcgtagaaattatatataaataatacaagGAAAGTGAAAGAAGACAAACCATATATTTGCTGGCTTGTTCTGCCGGGTTCCAAGAGTTGAATTAGTATAAGTAGTGGCAGCTGCTGCCTCCAGAACAAGCGCATTGTCAACAACCATCACTCCATTGAAACCCCTCACTTCCAATAACTTCAAACATTTACTTGATCTTGTGGAAAGCGTAACAAAAGCACAATATCTGAATTCACTGACTTAGACCCCGAATGGTTTCAACAAACTGAAAGGGACAAAGCACAAAATAACCATGTTCCTTCCTTGATCCTTGaatgaaatgagaaaataaaagaaaaactcgaTTCTATGTCACcgacttaaaaagaaaaaattggggGTGGCAAGACTTATCATACTTGTGCAAAGGCTATGACTGGCTAAAACCCCTACAAATTCCCATCAGCCAGAAAACTCAAATGCAAATCCCAAAAGATTCCCCGGGAGTCCAAGATCTAGTAATTGTTGAAATGCGAAGATCCAAAAAGTAGATTAAGACAATCAAGGACATACAATCTTGTAGAGAGAAAAACTGGCACAAATGTCACAGGTCTCCACCTCCATTAGGAG contains:
- the LOC108990136 gene encoding probable serine/threonine-protein kinase PBL28, whose translation is MRLFWRQQLPLLILIQLLEPGRTSQQIYAEALLTFKSEVGSPQLSPGRIWTYPCLRQQPQVHCYKLRQPGVVSLLYKSRLERVEASVNGDSGVPTITPLQEVVDVKKPSNKKVAVVVGGVGAALVVVVIVVIVYTCLMRAKRFTRRTSETGSSLASPPVEYEPGNASPYGGLLYPYDMQNLRQLTFLELEQATCNFSQSNIIGEGRFGLVYKGLLQDGSIVAVKRCLHIHTHHFVHEANRIARVHHIHLVKLIGYYEDNHQQLLVYDYIPNGNVGSHLYDSEGLPIGKLDMWRRLSIALGVAKGLEHLHSSVPPLLHMHFRTSNVLVDENFMAKVSDYGLYKLLIDGDLAESSSMIDCFLDPELSSSKNFSERSDVYSFGVFLLELISGHEAHSRSQSKKKENIVLQARSNNFDKFVDKTLGDQTMDVANQMLELALQCLDTSIRRPSMKRVVEELEKIQASKYGHLHSGSFEIGVVKLGSELFK